A DNA window from Theobroma cacao cultivar B97-61/B2 chromosome 5, Criollo_cocoa_genome_V2, whole genome shotgun sequence contains the following coding sequences:
- the LOC108661935 gene encoding uncharacterized protein LOC108661935 → MFFNGASNALGHGIRAVLVSPEGDHYPVIAKLNFYCTNNVAEYEACVMGLQAAIERKIHVLEVYGDSALICFTHLPREENQMADALATLVAMFNVGTDVKIQPIMINLRECPAHCSSVEEEVDGKPWYHDIVHYLKFQQYSKQSSENDKKTIRRLTMNFFLDDDILYKRSRDQVLLRCVDSAEARRIVEEVHEGICGAHASRHMLARQVMRAGLITPKASNGHRFILIAIDYFTKWVEAASYANVTQKVVCKFIQKEIICRYGLPERIIIDNASNLNGSMMKEVCAKFKIKHHNSVPYRLKMNGAVEAANKNIKRIIEKMTNVYKDWHEKLPFTLHAYRTTV, encoded by the exons CTTCTATTGCACCAATAATGTGGCTGAATATGAAGCTTGTGTCATGGGTCTTCAGGCAGCAATCGAGAGGAAAATTCACGTTTTGGAAGTGTATGGGGATTCTgctttg attTGCTTCACCCATTTGCCCCGAGAGGAGAATCAAATGGCTGATGCATTAGCCACACTGGTAGCAATGTTCAACGTTGGTACCGATGTCAAGATTCAACCCATCATGATTAATCTTCGAGAGTGCCCCGCACACTGCTCCAGTGTAGAGGAAGAAGTAGACGGGAAACCATGGTACCATGATATTGTGCATTATCTCAAGTTTCAGCAATATTCGAAACAAAGCtcagaaaatgataagaaaaccaTTAGAAGGTTGACAATGAATTTCTTCTTGGATGATGACATCttatacaagagaagtagGGATCAAGTGCTTTTGAGATGTGTGGATTCAGCCGAAGCTCGGAGAATAGTTGAGGAAGTTCACGAAGGAATTTGTGGGGCACATGCAAGTAGGCATATGTTGGCAAGACAGGTCATGAGAGCAGG GTTAATAACCCCGAAGGCATCAAATGGGCATCGGTTTATTCTGATAGCGATTGACTACTTCACTAAGTGGGTAGAAGCAGCATCCTATGCCAATGTGACCCAGAAAGTGGTATGTAAGttcatccaaaaagaaataatatgccGTTATGGTCTCCCGGAAAGGATCATCATAGATAATGCTAGTAACCTCAATGGTTCAATGATGAAAGAGGTTTGTGCCAAGTTCAAGATCAAGCATCACAATTCAGTGCCTTATCGCCTAAAAATGAATGGAGCGGTAGAAGCAGCCAACAAGAACATCAAAAGgataattgaaaagatgacAAATGTATACAAAGATTGGCATGAGAAGTTACCCTTTACTTTGCATGCTTATCGCACAACAGTCTGA